The Litchfieldia alkalitelluris genome has a window encoding:
- a CDS encoding GNAT family N-acetyltransferase, which produces MVIELSDITIRPLLKKDSLVLSNWLSDPAVLRYYEGRDNPFDVNKVIKKFFNRDNGVVGNIIIHKGIEIGYIQYYRINETTSKLTGYHPEERIYGMDQFIGNTNYWNKGIGTLVVSQMVKYLITNKSADRILMEPQMQNVRAIKCYEKCGFKKVRILPEHELHEGKYRDCWLIEYKVNRE; this is translated from the coding sequence GTGGTTATCGAATTAAGTGATATAACAATTCGTCCATTACTAAAAAAAGATAGTTTAGTATTATCCAATTGGTTATCAGATCCTGCGGTACTAAGATATTATGAAGGTAGAGATAACCCATTTGATGTAAACAAGGTGATTAAGAAATTTTTCAACCGGGACAATGGGGTAGTTGGCAATATTATTATTCATAAAGGGATTGAAATCGGATATATCCAATATTATAGAATTAACGAAACCACGAGTAAATTAACTGGTTACCATCCAGAAGAAAGAATCTACGGGATGGATCAATTTATCGGGAATACGAATTATTGGAATAAAGGAATTGGTACATTAGTAGTTAGTCAGATGGTAAAGTATTTAATAACAAATAAATCCGCCGACAGAATTTTAATGGAACCACAAATGCAAAACGTAAGAGCGATAAAGTGTTATGAAAAATGTGGGTTTAAAAAAGTACGTATATTACCCGAACATGAATTACATGAAGGGAAGTATCGTGATTGTTGGTTGATAGAATATAAAGTGAATAGAGAGTGA
- a CDS encoding phosphoadenylyl-sulfate reductase encodes MSQLLTYENFNETEKNEFDIENDTKGALDVLNWAYSHYQDEIVYACSFGIEGIVMIDLLSKVTDKARIVFLDTGVHFDETYELIEKVKKRYPHLTIEMKKPELTLEQQAEQHGEELWKSNPNLCCNIRKITPLNDVLSGVTAWISGLRREQSETRKNTEFLNLDNRFKSIKVCPLIHWTWKDIWRYAHKHQLDYNTLHDNGYPSIGCSTCTKPVFNADDLRSGRWTGTNKVECGLHT; translated from the coding sequence TTGAGTCAATTACTTACTTATGAAAACTTTAATGAAACTGAAAAAAATGAATTTGATATAGAAAATGATACAAAAGGTGCCCTTGATGTACTGAATTGGGCATATAGCCATTATCAAGATGAAATCGTCTATGCTTGTAGCTTTGGAATCGAAGGAATAGTGATGATTGATTTATTATCAAAAGTAACAGACAAAGCACGCATCGTATTCCTTGATACAGGTGTACATTTTGATGAAACATATGAGCTTATTGAAAAAGTAAAAAAGAGATATCCTCATTTAACGATTGAAATGAAGAAACCAGAACTCACATTAGAACAGCAAGCTGAACAGCATGGTGAAGAGCTTTGGAAATCAAATCCCAACCTGTGTTGTAATATAAGAAAAATAACACCATTAAATGATGTTCTTTCTGGTGTAACGGCTTGGATTTCAGGGTTGCGTAGAGAGCAATCAGAAACAAGAAAAAATACAGAATTTTTAAATTTGGATAATCGTTTCAAGTCTATAAAGGTATGTCCACTAATCCATTGGACGTGGAAAGATATTTGGAGATATGCTCATAAGCATCAACTTGACTACAATACATTGCATGATAATGGGTACCCAAGTATTGGTTGTAGTACCTGTACAAAGCCGGTATTTAATGCTGATGACTTACGATCAGGTCGCTGGACAGGAACGAATAAAGTTGAATGTGGACTACACACATAA
- a CDS encoding inorganic phosphate transporter: MTLTIAACIIALFFAMNIGASGAAASISIAYGSGAIAKRRNALIICAIAIFLGAFIGGSEVVKTIGSEIVPQSLLSVKVVLIILVSATLSLFIANLLGIPLSTSEITVGAVIGVGIALQALYLQKILIIVSFWIIVPVVGFTIALILGKVIQRLEQKYPQIKSAKYKPIIAAFVIVIGFLEAFSAGMNNVANAVGPLVGAGIIDIGPGILFGGFFIALGALFLGGRVLQTNAKKITSISLLEGGAISGTGAVLVIIASIFGLPVPLTQVTSSAIIGIGMAKNGMDIWKKQVIVKILKVWVVSPIFSMVISYGLVKLFIDEDFYTLFILLGVCAATLGTLSLIKTIREDQRQYQENGGGI; encoded by the coding sequence ATGACATTAACAATAGCCGCTTGCATAATTGCTTTGTTTTTCGCTATGAATATCGGTGCTAGTGGCGCAGCAGCTTCTATAAGCATAGCTTATGGGTCAGGGGCGATCGCAAAGCGAAGAAATGCACTGATTATATGTGCAATCGCGATTTTCCTTGGTGCTTTTATTGGGGGAAGTGAAGTAGTTAAAACAATTGGATCTGAAATCGTTCCACAGTCATTATTATCTGTGAAGGTTGTTTTAATTATTTTAGTCTCTGCTACATTATCGTTATTCATTGCAAATTTATTGGGAATCCCTTTATCCACAAGTGAAATAACAGTTGGCGCTGTTATTGGAGTTGGGATCGCATTACAAGCACTTTATCTACAGAAAATCTTAATTATCGTTAGCTTTTGGATTATCGTTCCGGTCGTAGGATTTACGATTGCCTTAATTCTAGGTAAAGTCATACAAAGGCTGGAACAAAAATATCCTCAAATAAAATCAGCAAAATACAAGCCAATTATTGCGGCTTTTGTTATCGTTATTGGTTTCCTTGAGGCATTTTCAGCTGGAATGAATAATGTTGCCAATGCGGTTGGTCCGCTAGTTGGAGCAGGCATTATTGATATAGGACCTGGTATTCTCTTTGGAGGGTTTTTTATCGCTCTTGGTGCACTATTCCTTGGTGGAAGAGTCTTACAAACAAATGCTAAGAAAATAACAAGCATTTCATTGTTAGAGGGTGGAGCTATATCAGGTACCGGAGCAGTCTTAGTAATCATTGCTTCAATTTTCGGATTACCAGTGCCCCTTACACAAGTTACAAGCTCGGCTATCATCGGAATAGGTATGGCTAAAAATGGAATGGACATTTGGAAAAAACAAGTAATTGTTAAGATTTTAAAAGTATGGGTTGTATCCCCAATCTTCTCGATGGTGATTTCATATGGTTTAGTCAAGTTGTTCATTGATGAAGATTTCTATACATTGTTTATTTTACTAGGTGTTTGCGCAGCTACATTGGGTACTTTAAGTTTAATTAAAACCATTCGTGAAGACCAAAGACAATACCAAGAAAATGGTGGGGGAATTTAA
- a CDS encoding TatD family hydrolase, whose amino-acid sequence MIDAHIHLDQYQDIDQQIQHWMNQGISHIVAVSTDLASSYKTLELKIRYPNYITAAIGFHPEQPLPIEHDILEWQQLLKKEQNLISAIGEVGLPYYTIEKQADRIEEYIDFLTRMVIVSKDRGLPLILHAVHEHAEIVLDLLKKNQITSAHFHWLKCKAPILKMIIDEGYFVSVTPEVVYRERDQTLLSQVPLSQLLLETDGPWSFNGPFKDRDTSPVFLNEMLPIIAEIKRETKETIILETSKNACKLFKI is encoded by the coding sequence ATGATAGATGCACACATTCATCTAGATCAATACCAAGATATTGATCAACAAATACAACATTGGATGAACCAAGGTATATCCCATATTGTAGCTGTCTCTACTGATTTAGCTTCAAGCTATAAGACGCTTGAGTTGAAAATTCGTTATCCAAATTATATAACGGCTGCGATTGGCTTTCACCCTGAGCAGCCTCTTCCAATTGAGCACGATATACTTGAATGGCAACAGCTTTTAAAGAAGGAACAGAACCTTATCTCTGCAATTGGAGAGGTAGGACTACCTTATTATACAATTGAAAAACAAGCAGACCGAATCGAAGAATATATCGACTTTTTAACAAGAATGGTTATTGTATCGAAAGATAGAGGCCTACCACTAATTTTACACGCGGTCCATGAACACGCTGAGATCGTGTTAGATTTACTTAAAAAGAATCAAATTACATCCGCACATTTTCATTGGTTAAAATGTAAGGCTCCTATTTTAAAGATGATTATTGATGAAGGATATTTTGTTTCGGTTACACCAGAGGTTGTTTACAGAGAACGTGACCAAACATTGTTATCTCAAGTTCCATTAAGTCAGTTACTTTTAGAAACGGATGGACCTTGGTCCTTTAATGGTCCTTTTAAAGATAGAGATACCTCTCCAGTTTTTCTAAATGAAATGCTTCCAATCATTGCTGAGATAAAAAGGGAAACTAAAGAGACAATTATCTTAGAAACGAGCAAAAATGCATGTAAGCTCTTTAAAATTTAA
- a CDS encoding alanyl-tRNA editing protein codes for MTEKLYYTQPKCSEWETSITHITQEDDYYLVTLKETAFYPEGGGQPADQGFIDHINVIDVIEKDHRIYHKVLTKPSINRVTCKIDDHRRFDHTQQHTGQHLLSAVLIELFDIETVSFHLGTDTVTIDINTKEITDQQILEVEQKVNQYIYDDIEIKTYFVQKDELSSLQLRKTPSVTEDIRIVEIKGIDVSACCGTHVIHTGQLGLIKIVKTEKVKGNTRVHFKCGYRALEDYRQTSTILNDISHHLSSNREAVLSNLKKLELEHRNLQKELEEVKEKNNQFLVQQLLAEHPEKVISLSFTDRSLKDLQSLSRHFVSRVVVFQSLLDKKLLLSHDGLIDFHCGQFFKEHLKQYHGKGGGNALSSQASFDDIQDLEQFAKFTESAVIEKMAAVNQ; via the coding sequence ATGACTGAGAAGTTATATTACACACAACCAAAGTGTAGTGAATGGGAAACAAGTATTACACATATAACCCAAGAGGATGATTACTATTTAGTCACACTGAAGGAAACAGCTTTTTACCCTGAAGGTGGTGGACAACCTGCTGATCAAGGGTTTATTGATCATATTAATGTGATTGATGTGATTGAAAAAGATCACCGAATATATCATAAGGTGCTAACAAAGCCTTCTATCAATCGTGTTACGTGTAAAATTGATGATCATAGACGTTTTGATCACACTCAACAGCATACAGGTCAGCACTTACTTTCAGCCGTTCTTATTGAGCTTTTTGATATTGAAACAGTTAGCTTCCATCTCGGTACGGATACAGTAACGATTGATATCAATACGAAGGAAATCACTGATCAGCAAATTTTAGAAGTCGAACAAAAGGTAAATCAATACATATATGATGACATTGAAATTAAAACCTATTTTGTACAAAAGGATGAATTATCGAGTTTACAATTAAGAAAAACACCAAGTGTTACAGAAGATATTAGGATTGTTGAGATAAAAGGAATTGATGTTTCTGCATGTTGTGGAACACATGTAATTCACACTGGACAACTTGGATTAATAAAAATTGTCAAAACCGAAAAAGTTAAGGGAAATACTCGAGTACATTTTAAATGTGGATATCGCGCCTTAGAGGATTATCGTCAAACTTCAACAATACTAAACGATATTTCTCACCATCTTAGTAGCAATAGAGAAGCAGTTTTGTCAAACCTAAAAAAATTAGAGCTTGAACATAGAAACTTACAAAAAGAATTAGAGGAAGTAAAAGAAAAAAATAATCAGTTTTTAGTACAACAATTGCTAGCTGAGCATCCTGAAAAAGTAATAAGCCTTTCATTTACTGACCGTTCTCTTAAAGACTTACAAAGTCTTTCAAGGCATTTTGTAAGCAGAGTGGTTGTTTTTCAATCACTTCTTGATAAGAAACTTTTGCTCTCACATGATGGGTTGATCGACTTTCATTGTGGCCAATTTTTTAAAGAGCATCTAAAACAATATCATGGTAAAGGCGGAGGGAATGCCTTAAGCTCCCAAGCTAGTTTTGATGATATTCAGGATTTAGAACAGTTCGCAAAATTTACAGAAAGTGCTGTTATTGAGAAAATGGCAGCTGTTAATCAATGA